From Vigna angularis cultivar LongXiaoDou No.4 chromosome 11, ASM1680809v1, whole genome shotgun sequence:
ATAACTTTCACAGGTGCATTAAGTGGCTATTTGCTCATTCATATGTGGTTATTTATTATTGTGGTAATGGATAtctacaaattttattaagttaagcATGTTATTAATTAGGCAAGTTAGTAATAATTATTCCTGTATTGAACTATTGTAGGAGAAGCATGGACATGGACCATACAAATACATCTTTTGATGATATAGAATTTCATGAAGAACATGACAATGTACAGcaagaattaaatgaaaaccATATTCAACCTAAGTCAATCCCTCCAACAGTTGGAATGGTGTTCGAAACTATTAATGAAGTCAAGTCATTTTATAGACAATATGCAATATCAAAGGGTTTTGGAATTCGAACAAGGACTTCAAGGAAGAACAACAAGAACGAATTATGTTACTTCATGATGGTGTGTTCTAGGGCTGGAAAATTTATGTCCCCCATTGACAATCAAATGATTGCACGTCCAACACTGGCTAATGATTGTGCAGCTCGAATGATTGTATCAAAAAGAGATGAGAAGTGGTACATTTCAGCATTTGATGATGTACATAGTCATGATCTTAGTCCAACAAAGTCAAGATTGTTCCGAGGCAATAAAAGGATGAATCTTAACATTAAAAGAACACTAGACTTCAATGATGAAGCAGGAGTGAGGATTAACAAGAGCTTCCGGTCCTTGGTTTGTGCTAGAAGCGGTTACGAGAACCTCGAGTTTGTCGAACACGATGTTAGAAATTATGTGGCCAAACAAAGAAGAGCATTAACAAAAGATGGTGATGCAAAGGCACTCTTAAACCATTTCTCTTCCATGAGACAATTAAATAAGGATTTCTTTTTCGACATTGATGTTGATGACGACAACCGTATATTGAATGTGTTTTGGGCCGATGCACGAAGTAGGGCAGCTTGTCAGTATTTTGGTGATGTCATATCTTTTGACACAACATACTTAACAAATAAGTACGATATGCCATTTGCTCCTTTCGTTGGTGTTAACCACCATGGGCAATCTATATTGTTGGGTTGTGGTTTGTTATGTTCAGAGGACACTGATTCATTTGTTTGGCTCTTTAATTCATGGCTTCGGTGCATGTCCAACATACCACCCCAAGGAATTGTTACGGATCAGTGCAAAGCAATGAAGAAAGCAATAGAAGTCGTGTTTCCTAACACTCGTCATAGGTGGTGCTTGTGgcatataatgaaaaaaatacctGAGAAGTTACAAGGTTATGCGGCTTACAAAGATATCAAGCGACAACTTAAGCAAGTTGTCTACAATTCTGATTCAGTTGATAGTTTTGTTTATGAATGGGAAAGGATGATAACAATTTTTTCACTACAAACGAATGAATGGCTTTCTTCACTTTATGAAGAACGACAGAGGTGGGTTCCTTGTTACTTGAGAAAGACTTTTTGGGCAGGCATGTCAACCACTCAAAGAAGCGAGAGCATGAATGCATTCTTTGATGGATATATTAACTCACAAACAACTCTTCAAGAATTTGTTAAACAATATGACAATGCACTACAACACAAGACAGAAAAAGAGAGCCTAGCTGACTTCACATCATTAAACACAACTCTTCCATGCGGGTCACAATCACTCATAGAGCGACAATTCCAAAAGCATTACACACATGCTAAGTTTGCAGAAATACAGTCTGAATTTAGaggtaaaattaattgtttcgtTGATGGTGTTGTGGTACAAGATAATTCATTGTTGTACAATGTCATGGAAGACTCCATTCATAACGAAATAAGGGAAGAGAGGGTATTCATGGTTACATATCAGCGAGACACAATGGATGTTAATTGCAGTTGTTTGCTTTTTGAGTTTAGGGGCATTATATGTAGACATTCTATATGTGTTTTGGCACAAGAGCGAGTAACAGAGCTTCCTGCTAAGTACATACTCACAAGATGGTGTAAAAATGTCCGCAGAAAGCACACGTATATTAGAGCATCATACGACAACAAGGAAAAGGATCCCCATATTGAACGGTATGATAACTTATGCAAGAATTTTGGAGATATTGCTGAGATTGCCTGTGAGTCAATACACTTGACACAATTATTGGTTGACAACCTTAGTTCCTTTGTCAACAAGCATGGATTACAAATTTCACCTTCACCATGCGTCAACAACAATAGCCACACACAAGAAGAACACCTACATGATAGTGAAATACGCCATGATGTTGACACAACTATATACAATGTTCAAATCCAAAGCCCAAAATCTGTGAAGCGAAAGGGTCGACCTAGGACAAGAAGGTTGAAATCCACAACGGAGAGAATAACAAGGAAGAAACCATCAGCAAAAGCTAGTACTCTAACATCCATTGGTATTGTTGTAagtatttatttcattatttgttaCTGTTATAAATTGCAATAAATATTTGGTGTTATTAAAGTTCTCACACTAAAGAAATTTAAACTAACTTCATATTCACTACTGATACAGGAAACTATGATGGAGGTACCAAATACAACATTCAGCAACAACATTGATGTGACACTGAACACACATTACACAACACCCAACTCAATTGGACCGGTAAGATTCAATTGCTTTTTCATAGtttaatgatttcaaatttactACAACCTCCATATATTTTAATCTCATGCATTGGATGTTCTGTCATGTAGGCATCAACTGTGCAATCCTCTGGGTTCATGTCACTGTTGACATCATTACACAATGACATGCAAAACACGCAATCATCCACTAGTAATATTGACAATGTATTTGGATAACAAAGTTTACACTTACGATTAAGTTCCTGACATGTATGTTGAGGAAGATTTTTTGGTCATGTGAAAGTCTGAGATATTGTTAAAATGAATGTCATATTTATGCAGATTGTagaaatatcttatatttatactttGCCAGTTATATCCATTGCAAGTCTTTTGTTTTTGTACAAATTGTCAGTGACAACCAACCacaaattttgaattcaatAACCACATAATACAGCAAAAAACCAGAGTAGtttaaatgacaaaaatattattctgCATAACACCACTCCATTTAAACACGTCATTTGATGCCTCAGTCAACTTTTGAtatcaaagtaattaaaataaggtttatcAATTTATTGTTATACGAAATGTTTGTCACAACCAACCACATATGTTTTATGAAATAACCACTTACTGGAGGAAAAAATCAAGTGTTTCACAGGATTGActgaaatcaattttattttttatttatctctgACGAAGCagcaattttagtttttatttttctctatgaAACACAAGGTTAATATAAAcccataatttaatattaacttttaagaTGAATGTTCAATTTTTCCTCtaacttttaattattcatttttcatttaaaagtcaaattatatgcaaccaaataaaattttaccttttataatAAATGCTAAggtaatataattaaaattagaatgacTGAAACGAGTTATTTTAAGTACAAGCTTTGGTTTACATAATAGTAACTCATAAGTATAGAAGTTTTTACATAATAGTAACTCATAACTATAGAATTTTCATTTGCTCCTTTCTGAACTTCTAAGTTGCATACCAGCTTCCACCCCTCCATCCTAAGGCATACCTGTATATCAGCTAAAGTCAGAAGAACTCATAGCAAAAAGAAAATCAGAATGTTTAAAACCACTGATAGCAAAgtatcaaagaaaataaaagtcaatATGAATGGCTTATGAAACAAGCAACAACAAATCAACAGAGTTGACATGTTCACGTCAAACATGTACGCCAACACCTACAATCGATCAACATGTCAAATGCATGACAGTATTTCCTTTCACagattaatacatttttaagtGATTTTATCTGAGGCATCTTGTCCATATAACGAATAAACTTGACATCATACTGGAACAATATTCCAAATTCAAAAGCAGATCCACTAGAAGAATGATTTCAGtttgagaaaacaaaacccAAACATAAGAAATGGAATGACACCTCCCCCCTCCCCTCCCTGTTTTCCTCCCACTGTTAAGCCTCACTCCTGCTCACCTAAATCGGAAATAGCCATCAAGTATGAACTCATTTTGGCACATACAAGAAAATTAAAGTGACAGATATTGTACCTGAAAAGACAATATCCAATCTTCAACGACATCTTTTATACTAATTATCTAAACTCACTGATATAATCTATTTGAAAACCCATCCGCCCAaccaagtaaaagaaaataattagaaagagaaacaaatgcAATCCCTTTCTTAAACATATGTTCTTGTACTACTGACTTCATCTGAAACCATGGATAGATGTGAGTGCTTAACCATGAAACGCACCTACCTAAAGAAGAAGGACATAAAAGAACACGTATCAACAATAGCATGTAAAACTGACATACAAGGCTGATAAGCGATACTATTGCAGGAATGACATAACCACTAAAtacttcaaattatttaaacaatgaATCCTTACCCTTTATTTGATTAGTGCCTCGCATTTTTCCTATCTAACCTTGTCCAAGGGGTTTTCAAAGCTAAACTTTTCACACGCTTCCTAGGTTGAGCTTTTAAACGCGTGTACATGTTAGATTTTTCAATATCCATGTCTTCATCACCTAAAACATCACCACTCTCTTCATGGACACTTTTTCCACCAGCATCAGGTGTAATGTcaaaaaccttttcaaaattcGACTTCTCAACATCATCACCTTCCATTTGTAATTCTTTCTTAGAATTTGACTTCCCAACAGATGAAAGAAATACCTCATAATCTTCCTCTGAATTAGTGGTCCCAAAACCATCAACTACCATGTCATAATCTTTATTTGAATAACAGTTCCCAACATCAGCAGACTGTTGCCTCTTTTGTGCAGCAAACATTTGAAGCTTCTCTACTAATTTCTCAAGCTCGACAATGGATGCCTCTTGGTCACCAATGATAGCACGCAGAGCTTCATTTTCAGCAACAATATCAGCTAAAGATTTCCTTCCGTAGTTCTGCTTCACTCAAGCATTATGATGACCATCTAAGGCTTCTTTAACAATTTCAGTTGCCATCTCTTCGTTGGTTACATATACCTCAGTAATCatctataaaaaaaaggaaacaaatcatattaaagaaatacaaattaCATAACAAGTAATTACTAGAAGCTATTTACAACTCACTTCATTACACAAAAAGGCTTTTTGAACTTCTGCTTCACCAACCTTAACATGAATCCAATGAAGAATTCTAGGtaaacaactttttcttttagcCAACTTCTTCTGACCAAATAAAACATGTTCCATTGCCCACATCTGTTACATACAAAATTCAATTTCCATTAACTAACAATTATAAATTGTAACacaaaaaatttacttacaacaaccaAAATATACCTGTAATGCAAATACACAACCAACCACATGAAAGTGTGATCTTTTTTGTCTCTTCCTTACACACAATGCAGCATCACACAAACTAGAAACCAAATACTCATAAATAACACCCCCCCAGTTATACTTTCCCATACATGAAAAATCatctaataattcaaataaaccaaaatgaacTTTTCCACCTCTATTTGGAAACAAAAACTCAGTCAACCCTAGCAACAAATACAATCTACAAACATCAGCCACTTCATCCCCTTTTATATGCTTTTGAAGCTCTTCATAAACATGATGTATAGTTACATCATTTGTATCAAACAATCTTCTACTATAACAATCAACTTCCTCTTTAAACAACTTAAACATGTCTCCATTAACCCTAACACCTAAACCTAAGCAAATGTCTAACTTGGTGAATGGAATAAAGACAGACCTAACTTCAAACCCACCCCTCCTCTCTGACCATCTACTACACAATTCTATAAGTAGTGTCCTACTCATTTTGGCTTCCACATTAATGGACAGTAGCCATCCAAAAGGAGTTTTTTGTATAAATGTCTTCTGCACATCCGTTAATAATGTATTCACATGTGCCAAGTATTTTGTCCTGCATGAATGTCGTGCATAAACCTATATatcaaagtaaacaattcaacaaGTGAAATACACCACTTCAggaaatcaattttaaacacaAAAAATCATCATGTGCATTCAAACCTGTTCTTCCATAATGATTGTTCCAACTATCTCTATGCTTTGACTGCAtgtccataaaataaaaaacttagaCTTCTAgccataaaatatttaactggAAGACATATATAGACACATCTCTCACAACAAAATCACATTCATAAACCTTACATAATAAGTATATTTTCAACCTACTCAATTTCATCTGCCACTCATATACCAAAAAGACATCCAACTTATAAGAACCATGGTGGTTGTGCATAGAAAATACATCcaacattattaaaattaattaaataaatttcacattATTACAAAgcgtttttttatattacacatatacatattttaaagcattatgaaacaataaatttcatttgtttatattaaatgaGATAAACTTGATTACAacaaattttatacaaataattacaAACGCATGGCCAATGcataattacaaatttcaattaatGGAAATAATTCCCATATTCTTTTTCTACATAGCAAAAAGTCCAAGCCTGCACATTCTATCTAACCAGGCTCAATAATTATGATAGTTACTACCTTGAAAAAAAGGATGGAAAAGAGATATGCTATGTCTGTGATAAGGCATGCCTAAATTTTCTAAGTGCCTGACTCATCAATTCATGTGAGCATCACCCATTTCACCATCAACATCACCTTTAGGAACAAGTGCAGCCACCTATCATGAAGAGAATGCAAAAAGTTAGTTGCCAGTGGACGTGCATTTAAACTAATTGAAGAAGATGTTGATGACATTGTATAAACCATacacaagaaaaaacaaaacaaaagggagaaatgcaTACAATGTTCAAAGAGGAACACTAAAATTGCTTTCATTGTTACCATCTGAAAACCAAACTAAACAGGTCTACAAATAAGGGTTTTCAGTTGATAAAATCCAAAAAGTCAAAGTTATTTTACTCAAAAGCTTCTAAATATTGGATGATTCAATGTGAGAAATACTCAAGCACTACGAAAATTCACTCTCAACAGCTACCTATTCAGGGGAGAAACCAAATGTAAATATTCCACTTCAATCAACTCCCTCG
This genomic window contains:
- the LOC108332825 gene encoding uncharacterized protein LOC108332825 isoform X1; translation: MEEQVYARHSCRTKYLAHVNTLLTDVQKTFIQKTPFGWLLSINVEAKMSRTLLIELCSRWSERRGGFEVRSVFIPFTKLDICLGLGVRVNGDMFKLFKEEVDCYSRRLFDTNDVTIHHVYEELQKHIKGDEVADVCRLYLLLGLTEFLFPNRGGKVHFGLFELLDDFSCMGKYNWGGVIYEYLVSSLCDAALCVRKRQKRSHFHVVGCVFALQMWAMEHVLFGQKKLAKRKSCLPRILHWIHVKVGEAEVQKAFLCNEMITEVYVTNEEMATEIVKEALDGHHNA
- the LOC108332825 gene encoding uncharacterized protein LOC108332825 isoform X2 encodes the protein MEEQVYARHSCRTKYLAHVNTLLTDVQKTFIQKTPFGWLLSINVEAKMSRTLLIELCSRWSERRGGFEVRSVFIPFTKLDICLGLGVRVNGDMFKLFKEEVDCYSRRLFDTNDVTIHHVYEELQKHIKGDEVADVCRLYLLLGLTEFLFPNRGGKVHFGLFELLDDFSCMGKYNWGGVIYEYLVSSLCDAALCVRKRQKRSHFHVVGCVFALQMWAMEHVLFGQKKLAKRKSCLPRILHWIHVKMITEVYVTNEEMATEIVKEALDGHHNA
- the LOC108332824 gene encoding protein FAR1-RELATED SEQUENCE 6-like translates to MDMDHTNTSFDDIEFHEEHDNVQQELNENHIQPKSIPPTVGMVFETINEVKSFYRQYAISKGFGIRTRTSRKNNKNELCYFMMVCSRAGKFMSPIDNQMIARPTLANDCAARMIVSKRDEKWYISAFDDVHSHDLSPTKSRLFRGNKRMNLNIKRTLDFNDEAGVRINKSFRSLVCARSGYENLEFVEHDVRNYVAKQRRALTKDGDAKALLNHFSSMRQLNKDFFFDIDVDDDNRILNVFWADARSRAACQYFGDVISFDTTYLTNKYDMPFAPFVGVNHHGQSILLGCGLLCSEDTDSFVWLFNSWLRCMSNIPPQGIVTDQCKAMKKAIEVVFPNTRHRWCLWHIMKKIPEKLQGYAAYKDIKRQLKQVVYNSDSVDSFVYEWERMITIFSLQTNEWLSSLYEERQRWVPCYLRKTFWAGMSTTQRSESMNAFFDGYINSQTTLQEFVKQYDNALQHKTEKESLADFTSLNTTLPCGSQSLIERQFQKHYTHAKFAEIQSEFRGKINCFVDGVVVQDNSLLYNVMEDSIHNEIREERVFMVTYQRDTMDVNCSCLLFEFRGIICRHSICVLAQERVTELPAKYILTRWCKNVRRKHTYIRASYDNKEKDPHIERYDNLCKNFGDIAEIACESIHLTQLLVDNLSSFVNKHGLQISPSPCVNNNSHTQEEHLHDSEIRHDVDTTIYNVQIQSPKSVKRKGRPRTRRLKSTTERITRKKPSAKASTLTSIGIVETMMEVPNTTFSNNIDVTLNTHYTTPNSIGPASTVQSSGFMSLLTSLHNDMQNTQSSTSNIDNIVEISYIYTLPVISIASLLFLYKLSVTTNHKF